A window of Thiocapsa bogorovii genomic DNA:
TCGGTCCAGCGCGATCGGACTGTCCGGGCGCGCGCCGCAGGTCCAGTCGGGGGGCCGACCGGGCTCGGCCGGGAGCCGCCAGACCCCGCCCTCGCCGATTCCCAGGATGGTCTGCGGCTCGCCGATGCCGACGAAGCGGACCGAATGGATCGGGATCTCCGGGCCCGACAGGCGCGCCTCCGGTTGGTAGCTCTGCCCCCGCAGCGCCCAAAGCTGCACACCTTCGCCTCGCGATTGAGTGACCAGACGCTCGCCGTCGTCGCGGAACGCCGGAGGCAAGGGCTGGTCTTCCGCCGTCCCCTCGGACTGGACCATCGCGATCATGCGGTTCGTCGTGAAGGCGCGACTCAGTGTGTCGGTCGCCGCTTCGGGAAGATAGGGACCGGCGTTGAGGGCGAGTCGCACCGCCTCGGGCGTGTTGCCTTGCCGTACGGCGAGATCGGCTGCCTTGAGCAGGCTGCGTTGAAGGTTCAGGGTCGCCTCGCGCGACGCGTTCCAAGCCCAGAAGGCCGCCCCGGTCGCGAGGACCAAGAGAGCAGCCAGGGTCAGACCGAGAATACGAGCCCACCGGTTGCGCCGTCGCTGCAGCACCAAGTGTTGATGGGAGTGCTCGAGAAACTCGAGCTCCAGGGGTTCGAGCTCCTCGCCGTAGGCATCCGCGAAACGCCGCGCCGCGGCATAGCCGGCCTCTCCGAGCAGATATTCGCGATTGCAGTCGGTCCGCCTCCACAGACGCGCCTGGCGTGAGATCTGGTAGCGCAGGACGAGATCGCGGCGGTTGCCCGGGTCCGCGACCCAGTCGCGGATCGGTGACCACCGCTCGAACAAGGCCGGATGGATGAAGCTTGCGAGCCCACGGTAGTCCTCCCATTGCATGACCTGCAAGGCGTCGGCATCCTCGGCGCGCTCCACGTCGGGGGCCATGATGGCTGGATCCGGTGCGACCTCGAGACCCCCGTCCGACTCCACCGACGCATCGCGCCCGACGGTGGCCCGCCTGCTACGCAACCGCTCGCGCCATTCCTCGCCGGTCTGGATCATGATGCGCCGCAGATCGTCCATAAGGCGCGGCGTCTCCGGCTTGCAGCCGAGCCGCGCCGAGGGATCCGCCACACCCTCGGCGACCAGCAAGCGAGCTTGGATGAGTGACTCGACGAGCTTGGCAACCGCCGGCCGGCGGGTCAGGGTGCGCAGGTCGCCACGGCGCGCGCCGAGCACCGACGCGCCTCCGCCCTCGAGGGCGATCAGGCCACGGCAGAGCACCGGCAGCGCGTCCCTGACCTCGGGATCCAAAGCCTCCCAGAGGGACTCCGCGCGGCGCAGCAAGGAGCCGGAGAGTCCGCCGACCCGGCGATAATCGGCAAGGGTCAGGGGCCGATTCCGGTTGGATTCGGCATCGCCGGAACCGTCGCGCGCGCGGCGGTAAAGTTCATCCAGGGCCGGTTCGAGGACGGCCGGCCAGTGCTCGAGCAGGCTCGCCTCCGACTCCAACGCCTCGACCAGGCCGCGCCCGCCGCCGGCCATCCCCTCGTATTCGATGCCGGCGACCCGCGCGGGGATCTCGATGACCTGTCTGATCCGCGCCGCGGGCGGCGGCTCCAGGCGGAACCAACTCTGCTCGTCAAGGAGCAACGCGAACTCGGGCATCTCACCGAGGTGGCGCAGGTAGTCGCTGCGCAGCGAGGAGATGACCCAGACGCCGTCTCGGGCGGCGAGCAGGGCCAAGGCCTTGACGAAGGACCGGGCTTGAGGAGCGGTCCGCATCGCGTCGGTCAGGAGGCGATCGAGCGGATCGACGATGACCGCGAGCTGTAGACGCCCGTTCGAGGCGTCGCCTCTGATTGTCGGATCGTCGGCCAACTGCGCGAGCGCGGCCAAGAGTTGATCGGCGGCCACTTCGGGCTCGCTCACCAGCAACCGCGTCAAGCGAGGGACATCGAGGCCGAAGGTATCCAGCGCCGGTCCCAACAGACCGGGCCCTGCGAGGGCACTGGCCAGGGCCTCGATCGGGTCGCGATCCTCCAGATCCACGAAACCCCAGCGACACCCGGCAATGCCCTGGAAGAGAAAAGGCCGGATCAAACGCGGCAGCAACCCGGCGCGGATCAGTGAGCTCTTGCCCACACCGCTCGGACCGCTCAACAGGAGCAGGCCGCGCCCGGGGCCTTGCAGCGCCTCGAGGCGCGTCACCAGCTCGCGTGTCTCGGTCTCGCGGCCGGTAAAGACGCGGTCGTCGACCAGCTCGAACGCGGCGCCGGCACGGAAGGGGCTCCCCCGCCAGTCGCCCGTATCGGAGGCCAAGCGTCGCTCCGCGCTGATGCGTCGGTTCAGGAGCTTGCGCAGTTGCGCCTCGAGCAGCTCGCGGAAGCTGCGGTCGTTGGCGAACTGTCTGAAGGCCCGGCTGAAGCTGCCGTCAGGGTTGAAGAAGTGGGTGCGGAAGAACTCTTCGAGTCGATGCCGATCGGCAAGCGCCTCGCGGGTCACCTCGGCATTGTTGACGTCCACCATGCGCGGCGCGGTCTTTTTGTAGACCAAGACCTCGGGGGTACCCGTGCGGGCCGACGCCTGCACGGCATCGACGAACTCCCACTCGGTCCCGGTCATACCCTCGTAAGGGTCATCCGCGAGCGGCGTGCCGAGCCGCGTCCAGAGCATGACGAGCACGATCTCGCATTCCGACGGACGTAGGAGGCCCGCCTGAAAACTCTGCGCGGCGGTCAGCGCCTCCTCCTCCCATAGGATGGCCTGGAGGCTGAAGTAGGGCAGATACTCCTGTGCCAACACCTCGATCACGTCCTTGACCAGGGCACGCTCATGCTCCAGATCGGACGGCGAGGAGACAAAGATTCTGACCTTCTGCTCAGTCATGAGGGTGATCGAGAGCGAACATGCCGCAACTATACCGAGCACTCGCGGATTTTTCGCCGCATTGCACGCCCTGCCGTTTGCGCATTCACCTGTTGCAGGTCATCGACACAGCCGGCCCGGGAGGGTTTACAATCAAATGATGCAGGATCCGCCGCGCGACAGATTCAGCGCCGGCGGGCGCATCCCCAAACGGCCTCCATCCGACGGAGGAGATCGCGATGCTGGACCACGACATGGCCGATACCGAACGCTTCGAGGAGCTGATTCAGCGTTCAGTGCGACAAATCCTGCTTGCACCGGATCCGGACAGCTTCCTGGACTGGGCCCGCGGTCATCTCCCCGAGCTGCTCGGGTTGTCCGGGGCAGAGTTCGACGAGGTGGAGCGGCGACGCCTCGCCAATCTCCTCGGAACCGCGATCTGGAACGCGACCCCGCAGCCGGCCTACGCCTTCCAGACCCGATTGATGACGCCTCACCCCCCCGAGGAACCCTGCTCATGTGGCTCGGGAAGCCCTTACGGCGAGTGCTGCGGCGCCCTCAACGAAGTGCCGGAACTCTCGAGCGATCTGGTCTGGGAGATCCTGCTCGACGAGCTGTCCGAGCAGGGTCTGCGCGAGGCGTTGGACCTGCACGCAGTACCCGAGCCACTGCTTGCCCGCATCGCCGATCGGTGGCTGACGGAGGATCGGCCGAAGCGCGCGGCGGCTCTCTTGGAACCCCTCTTTGCTGGCTCGCTGGAAGACCTCGACGGGGAGTTCGAGCCGTCGATCGACATCCTGTGCGATGCCTACGATCGACTCGGTCATCGGCGCAAGAAAGAGGCGTTCCTCGAGCGGATCTGCGACGAGGCTAGCCGATCCTTGCGGGCTGCGGCCTGGCAGCGGCGTTGTACCATGGCGATCGACAACGGCGATTTCGCCGAAGCCGGCGCAGCCTTCACAGCCGCATTGCGAAGCGACCCGGACAATCCGGGTACGGCGATCCTCGAAATCACGCTGCTCGCGGCTCAGCACAAGGATTGGATCGCTCGCGAACGCGCCCGCTTCTGGCTCTTTCGGTTCCGTCAGATCGGGTTCACGCATCCCGGTATCTTGGACTTCCTCGCACGTGCCGTCGAGGACCCGCAGGAAGCGCTCGTGGACAGCCATTCGGATGCCCTCGACCCGGTTCTGCTCGACCTCCTCGATTGGATCTCCCTGATTGAAGCCCGTCCGATGCCCGCCTATTGCTTGGAGCCGCTGAACACCTACGCTCCCGGTTGGCTGCCTGGTCAACTCGCGCTGTTCGACGACCTCGATGCCCCCATGCCGGACGGGGCCGACGATGACGCGGTCCTCGGCCTCTCGCGGTATGCGCCCAGCCCCGCGCGACTGAGCGCTCCGCCGGCAGTGCGCCGGCTCGAAACGCAGTGGAGGTCGGTCTTTCCGACGGCCAAACCCGATTCGACCCGACTCGTACCCGCGGAGGACGTCGACCTCTGGGCGACGCCCGACTGGCTCGACCACCTGTTGGCCAACCCCGCGCTCGCGGACAGCCTGGATGTCCTGGACGATCTCGCGACCGCGCTGTACCTGCACCCCGAGAGCACGCTGCCGTGGATCTCCCACCTGCTGTTGCGTCCCCTCCTCGAGCGCGCTCGCGGCATTCTGGAGCAAGTTCTCCCCGAGGATGCCCCGCAACACATTCCCTGGTCCGCCCCGCCGAATCGCCCTGCGTTGCGACTGCTCTTCCGACAGTATCTGTGCCAGATCGACGAAGACGAGCCTAACGGTGCGGCGCGCACGCTAGAAACCCTGCTGCGCCTCAACCCGCGGGACAACCACGGCGTGCGCGCGGAGCTGATGAATTATTATCTGCGCGACGGCCAAGACGAGCTGGCGTTGGCGCTGGCCCGTCGCTTTCCCAACGATGGGCTGGCGGATCTCGCCTACGGCGAGGTTCTGGCCCTCTACCGTCTCGGGCGGCAGGACAGGGCGCGCCTGGTGCTGACCACTGCCGTCAACCGCTTGCCGAGAATCCCACAGTATTTGACCCGAAAACGCATCAAGCGCCCGCGCTTTGCCCCGCCGGACACCCTCCCCGGCGGCGACGACCAGGCCTGGATGTACCGCGAGGCGATGCGCGACGTCTGGGCGGCGGAACCGGGCATCCTCGCCTGGCTGAGACGCCTGACCGCCTAGCCGAGCAACACGCGCACACTGCGTTGTGCCCCCGGCGCGCTTTGTTCGGGAAGGGTTGGCCGAACCGCCCCCTATTTCTGCCATTCAGGAGAACCACGATGGAAGGACGCTATCGGATCCTCTACGCCGGCGAACTCATGCCAGGCCATGCATTGCAGGACGTGGTGCCGCGGCTGGCGGCCAAGTTCAAGCTCACGGAGGAAACCGCTCGGGATCTGATCCTCGGCGGCTCCGGTCGAGCGCTGAAGCACGGCTTGACGACCGGCGACGCGCAGCGCTATCGGGACGCCCTGAGCACCATCGGACTGAAGGTGACCATCGAGCCCGAATCCTCGATGAACACCGCACCGGGACCCGCCGGCAGTCGACCGGAGGGGATCATCGAGCCGCCGGCGACTAAACGTCGCGGCGTCGAAGCCTCGTCTCGGTACGACGACGGACGACGCCAGGGCGACGGGCGACAGACCGGCGGCGTTCGCCCCGGGAGCGAGCCCGACAGCGGACCCGAAGGTAGTCCGACACGCTGCCCGAAGTGTGGCGCCGAGGCCGTGTCGAAGCTCACGGGCGTTTGTCAGGCCTGCGGAGTGGTGGTGGAGCGCTACCTTGCCAACCGCGGGATGAGCCCACCGAGCCGTGTCGACAACCCCTATGCACCGCCGCAAGCCGATTTGACGCCGCCTCTCAACGAGAGTGAGGAAGACGCGCTGCAGGCACCGCAATCAAGGCCCGCCGGGCACGGTTGGCTGTGGATCACCGAGGCATGGCAGCTGTTCAAGTCACAACCCTGGGCATGGATCGGCGCGCTGGTGTTGTTCTACATCATCCTGATCCTGGTCAGCATCGTGCCCTTCGTCGGCAGTTTGGCGGTCACCATCCTGACACCGATGCTCAGTGCCGGACTCATCATCGGAGCACACCGCCAATACCGGGAGGGCCGCTTCGCAATCAGTCACCTCTTTGCGGGTGTCTCGGAGAATCCGGGGCCGCTCGCCTTGGTGGGTGTCGTCTACCTACTGCTGGCACTCGGCATCGTGATTGTCGCCGGAGCGCTGTTCGCCGCGGTCTTCGCCGCCATGGGAAGCGCCGTGGATCTGTCGACGATGGACCCGAACGACATCGACATCGTCTTCGCCAACCCGATGATCCTCCTTCCGGTGCTGGCGGCGATGCTGCTCGGTATCCCGCTCGCAATGGCCATGTTCTTCGCCCCGAGCCTGGTTGCGCTCGACCAAGTTCCGGTGCTCAAGGCGTTTGGACTCAGCCTGTCCGGCTGCCTGAAGAATGTCCTGCCCTTCCTGATCTACGGGCTGGCCGCCATGGTGCTGGTGATCCTCGGCTCCCTGCCCCTGATGCTCGGGCTCCTGGTTGTCGTGCCCGTCCTGACCATCGCGATTTATACGGCCTATCGCGATATCTTTTACGTCTAAACCGCGCCCGGTGCGGTATGCGCCGTTTGTTGGACTGGCTTGGCCGCGCCGGCTCCGACAATTCTCGGAGCCGGCGCGGTTTAAAGTATTAAAAAATCTTAAATTCTGAACCGCGTATCACCGGGATCCAGGATATCTCCGAAGCCAAACGAACAATGAAAACGACGCATGTCGCTCTGGACGCGGTTTAGCGGCGATTTCGCACGGCCGATCGAACGGGGCGACGGCGACCTTCCGGAGACAGGCCCGTACCGGCGGGTTGGAAGGCCGGTACGAGGTGACGCTTGCCGTTGCCGATGAGCTCGGAACGGCCCATCTCCTTCAGGGCTTCGCGCAACAGCGGCCAGTTCTCCGGATCGTGGTAGCGCAGGAATGCCTTGTGCAAACGCCGCTGGCGCTGCTTACGCACCACGGGGACCCGCTCCGAATCACGCGTCACCTTTTTCAACGGATTGCGACCCGAGTAATACATGGCCGAGGCGGTCGCCATCGGGGTGGGCAGGAAGCCTTGGACCTGGTCGGGGCGGAACCCGTTGAGCTTGAGCCAGAGCGCGAGATTCAGCATATCTTCGTCGCTGGTACCCGGATGGGCGGCGATGAAATAGGGAATGAGATACTGCTCCTTGCCGGCCTCGCGCGAATAGCGATCGAACAGCTCCTTGAATCGATCATAGGTCCCGATACCGGGTTTCATCATCTTGCTGAGCGGTCCGGCCTCCGTATGCTCGGGAGCGATCTTGAGATAGCCGCCGACATGATGGGTCGCCAGCTCGCGGATGTACTCCGGCGAGCGCACCGCCAGGTCGTAGCGCAGCCCGGAGGCGATCAGCACCCGCTTGATGCCGGGAATGGCACGCGCACGGCGATAAAGCCGGATCAGCGGGGCGTGATCGGTATTGAGATTCGGACAGACATCCGGGTAGACGCATGACGGACGCCGACAGGAGGACTCGATACGCGGATCCTTGCAGGCGAGTCGATACATGTTGGCGGTGGGTCCGCCGAGGTCCGAGATGGTGCCCGTGAAGCCGGGGGTGCGGTCACGGATCTCCTCGAGTTCGCGCAGGATGGACTCCTCCGAGCGACTCTGGATGATGCGGCCCTCGTGCTCCGTGATCGAGCAGAAGGTACAGCCGCCGAAACAGCCGCGCATGATGTTGACCGAAAAGCGGATCATCTCCCAAGCCGGGATCCGCGCGTCCCCGTAGCTCGAATGCGGGCGGCGGCTGTAGGGCAGCTCGTAGACCCGATCAAGCTCGGCGGTGCTCAGCGGGATCGGCGGCGGATTGAGCCAGACATCGCGATCGCCGTGGGCCTGCACCAGCGCGCGGGCGTTCCCCGGATTGGTCTCCAGATGAAAGACCCGTGAGGCATGGGCGTAGAGCACCGGGTCGGCGCGGACCTGCGCGAACGATGGCAGGCGCACCACCGTGCGGGTGCGATCCATGCGTTGCGGACGCGGCTGAAACCGGATGACCCGAGCCCCGTCGGGGGTCGCCGCTGATGCGGTCGCGTCGGCATCCTTCGGGGCGACCGCGTACGGATCGGGATGCGGATCCACACGGCCCGGTCGATCGAGCCCGCTCGAATCAATCTCCGCCCACCCCTCCGGCCGGCCGCGTGTCATGAAGGCGGTCCCGCGCAGATCGCGGATCTCCGCGATCGCCTCGCCGCGCGCCAGTCGGTGCGACAGCTCAACCAGTGCACGCTCGGCGTTCCCGTAGATCAGGAGATCGGCCTTGGCGTCCACTAGGACGGAGCGGCGAACCTGCTCGGACCAATGATCATAGTGGGCGATCCGCCGCAGGCTCGCCTCGATGCCCCCGATCACGATGGGCACGCCCTTGAAGGCCTCGCGCGCGCGCTGCGCATAGACGGTCACCGAGCGGTCGGGGCGGCGGCCCGCGGCACCGTCCGGCGTATAGGCATCGTCCGAGCGCAGTCGCCGATCGGAGGTGTAGCGGTTCACCATCGAGTCCATATTCCCGGCAGTGATCCCGAAAAACAGGTTCGGCTGTCCAAGGCGTCGGAAATCCTCGACCGAGGTCCAGTCCGGCTGGGCAATGATGCCGACACGAAAGCCCTGCGCCTCGAGCAGTCGACCGATGATCGCCATTCCGAACGAGGGGTGATCGACGTAGGCATCCCCGGTCAGGATCACGATATCGCAGCTGTCCCAACCGAGCAGATCCATCTCGGCGCGCGACATGGGCAGCTCCGGGGCGGTCCCCAGCTTGTGGGCCCAATGCTTGCGGTGGGAGAAGATGTCGGGTGCAGTCATCATCGGAAGGGCCAAACAAAAAAGACGGCGGTTACCGTTGAGGTCACCGCCGTCTTGGTTTCGGTGTGCGGGGAACGAGGAAGCCGGTAAGGGAGTCCCGGTGACCACGGCGAGAGCGGATTCGAGAGGCGCCGGTCGCCTCCCGCCGCGTCCCCACCGCGTTACACCTCGAGCTGGAGCCTCAGCTTCTTCATCGCATTCTTCTCGATCTGGCGAATGCGCTCTGCCGACACGCCAAACTGCTCGGCGAGCTCATGCAGGGTCTGCTTTTTCTCGGAGAGCCAGCGCTCGCGCAGGATCGTCTTGCTGCGCTCGTCGAGCCCCTTGAGAGCCGCATAGAGCCGATCGTGCTGATCACGCTCGGTGTCTTGGCGCTCGAGGATCTTGCCGGGCTCCATCCGCAGATCCGGCAAGTAGGTCGAGGGCGCGGAGGGCGAATCGTCGTCGTCGTCTTCCAGGCCGTCGAACGACAGATCCTGATTGGCCAAACGCGATTCCATCTGCAGGACGGTCTCGGGCTTCACGCCCAGATCGGCCGCAACTGCCTCGACCTCCGCCTTCGTAAACCAGCCCAGGCGCTTCTTCGCACTGCGCAGGTTGAAGAACAGCTTTCGCTGGGCCTTGGTCGTCGCAACCTTCACGATCCGCCAGTTCCGCAGGATGTACTCGTGGATCTCCGCCCGAATCCAATGGACGGCGAAGGAGACGAGACGCACGCCCATGTCGGGCTCGAAGCGACGAACCGCTTTCATCAAGCCTACAGTACCTTCCTGGATCAGATCCGGGAGCGGCAACCCGTAGCCGAGATAACCCCGTGCGATTCGGATGACGAAACGAAGATGCGACGTGACCAGCCTTTTCGCCGCTTCCATGTCGCCATGGTCGCGCAGTTGGATGGCGAGCGACTTTTCTTCTTCCGGGGTCAGGACCGGAATCTGGTAGGCGCCGCTAATGTAAGAGTCGATGGTACCCGTCGGCATGAGAGCGAAGTCTTTGGCCATGATCCAATACCTGAGTTTGTTACCTTGGAAAATATCCTAGCAGTACGCTCGGGATTTTGCCAGCACTTTCGGCGGGGTTTTGGAGCGTGCACCGCGACAAAAGTTCACCAGACTCTAGGAGAGGATCGTGGATTCGGCAAGACAGATGCGGTCAAAATCAAGATCGTATGTTCCGATGATGTTCATCGCCCGCACTGATGATGAATAATCCATCTTAAAAACAATAGTTTGAAATTCGAAAAAGATTCTTCAGAGGCCGTTTGCGAAGTCTTTTCACCCTGAACATTTATGGGATTTAATCTCGAGAACCTGTTCAAGCGGTAGACGGCATCTTGCGTCGACGAAACCTCCTCAAGACCCCGGAGGGCCGGATGCCGAGGCGCATCCGCTGGAGGTCGGCTCACAGGTCCCCTCGCTCACCCACGATCGGGAGTGCCCGCTCGGTATCCAGGACGGCGAGGTGCGGCAAGGGATCCACACCCGCAGCGAGGACGAATTCGGTGAGTTGGTCCCGGACGAGGTTGCGCAAGGCATCCGCCTGCCAGGGCTTGGCGACGTAGCGATCGAGACCGGCCTCGTTGATGGCGCGGATGGTGTCGTCTTGATCGGCCTGGCCCGTCACCAGGACCTTGCGTGTGGCGACGGCCCGAGCGTCGGCTGCGAGGCCGATCAGAAAATCGACACCGGTGGTTCCGGGTAAACGATGGTCGGCCATCACGAGTGCGAGCCGATCGCCGGCCGCGTCGATCTCCTCGATCACCTCCAGCGCGGTCGGCACGTCCTCGGCCTCCTCGATGCGGACATGACGCGCAAACGTGGAAAGGTCGCGTCTGAGCGCCTCGCGGACCGGGCGCTCATCCTCCAGAATCAAGAGTGCTAGTTTCATGTCTCGATGTCCTCGTCGTCCGGCGGGCCGGCCACCGGCAGCATCACGGTCACTCGCGTGCAGCCGGGGCGTGAGCGCAACTCGATCGACCCGCCGTGAGCATCCACGATCCGCCGCGCGATGGCGAGCCCGAGCCCGAGCCCGTAGCGCACGGCACCCTGCTTGGTGGTAAAGCGCGGCTCGAAGACACGCGGCAGGATTTCCGGATCGATCCCGCGCCCTTTGTCCAGTATCTGCACACGCACACGCGTCGCGTCGGGTGCATCCGTGATCAACGTAATGCGCCCATGATCTTTGGAGCCGTCTCCGAGTGCGTCGCGCGCATTGACCAGGAGGTTGGTCCAAAGCTGCTCAAGCTCGCCGGGGTGGCAACGCAGCGGAGGCAAATCGCCATAGCGACGCTCGATCTCGACATCGCGCAGGCGGTACGCCATGAGACGCAGCGTGTCTTCGAGACCCGCATGCAGATCGACCCCGGAGACCGGCTCGCCCTTGGGCCGGGCGTAGGCGCGAAGGCTCGTCACCAGCTCGCACATCCTTCGCGAGGCGACCTCGAGGTTGCGCACCGCAGAGCCGATTCCGGCGACCGCCTCGGCCAGATCCAGGCTCGGCGGATCGGCGGCGAGCGCGCTCGCCCGGTCGGGATCCTCGATCCCGGCATCGAATAACCGTTGGGCGAGAGCGACATCGCCGAGGACCGCTTCGAGTCGTCGACGCGCCGCGCGCTCTTCACGCGTGGTCCGCGGGGCGCGGTCGCGCTCGGCCGTGAAGATCTCGCTGGCCAGCCGGCCCTGCGGATGGCTCGCCAGCACGCGCTCCAGATCCTCGCCGACATAGGTGGTCGCGCGCAGCATAGCCGCGACCGGATTGTTGAGCTCATGGGCAATCCCGGCCGCCATCTCGCCGAGCGTGGCATAACGCGCCTGCTCGACCAGATCCAGGCGCGCCTGCTCGAGCTGATGCAGCGCATCGGAGAGCTGCCGACGTTCGCCTTCCAGGACCTGGTTGAGCTGGGTCTTCTCGACCTGGAGCTGGTCGGCGCGACGCAGCCGCTTGGCCAGGGCGCGGATGGAGACCGCCGCCATTGCCGCGCCGAGCGAGGCGTCGACGGCCAGCGCGCGATCGAGCTGCTCGAATGAAAGATGCACGACCTCGACCTCGGTCGTCGCACGCGCGGTGAAGAAGGCGCGCTGCTGCTGGGCCAGCGACAGCAGGCCGACAACCGATCCGGTGGAATCGTGGTGCAGCCGCAGGTCGCCCGCGGCCGAGGCATGGTCGAGCGCGACCCGGCCCCGCAGCACGACCAACACGGCATCGACATCGACGCCCTCGTGGATCAGGTGCGTCCCGGGCGGGAGCAGCAGACGCGGTCGCGGACCCAGGACACGCTCGATCCCGGCGAGCAGTTGCGTCGCGACCTCTTGCGTCTCGAGCTCGAGCAGACGCAGCAGATCGCTCTCGGGCTGCGCGACCGGCCGACCGTCGGTTGCCACAAGGGCGCGGGTCCGCGGATCGGTCCGTCGATGCGCACTCAGCCAGCGAACAGCTTGGGCACGCGCGTGCCAGGCAAGGACGCCGGGCGAGCACGGGATCCTGATTACGGCATGCAGTCGGTGGCGGTCGACCGACAGGGATAGGTCATCGTGGAACGCTCGGTCGGTGAGGAGCAGGACGCGCGCTCGGCGCAGGACCGGCCGGGCGTCCAGCGTCGCGATGCGCGTGTCGATTGAATCGGGTGAGCCGGGCGACGCGGGCGAGGCCGTCATGAGCACCAGCGGGACGACGCGGTCCGGATGTGCACTCGACTGCGCACAGGCCGCCGCGACATTGTCCGCGCAGACCACCTCCGCGATGTCGGTCAACCCGCGCGCCACCTCCTCCGCGATCGAGGAGGCCAAGGGCTCGGGCGCTACGACCAAGACACACAACGGGGCGCGCGGATCGCCCGCACCCGTACCCTCATGACCACCGCGATGGAAGACCTCGGTCATAGCAAACCCAGCGCGTTCCAAACCGACGGCATCACGAGCGCCAGCAAGAGCGCCCCGAAGCCGCCGATCACGACTCCGCTCACGATCATCTCGGAGGTCGGCACCTCGCCGGTCGCGTAGGCGATCGCGTTCGGCGGCGTGGAGATCGGCAGCGCCATACCGAGTGCGCAGGCGAGCGCCACCATCACGCCCACCGCGGTCGGATCGATCGGCAGCCCGATCGCCAGGCTCAGGGTCAAAGGCACCAGCAGGTTCGCCGCCGCGGAATGCGAGATCACGGTCGAGAGGCCCACCGAGACACCCACCAAGAGGAGGAGCAAGAGCGACAACGGAAGGGCCTCCCAGGCAACCAATCCGATCAGCCAAATATCCAGCCCGCTCGCACCGATACCGGCCCCCAGAGCGATTCCGCCGGCGACCAACCAGAGCACCGGCCATTGCAGGCGCTTGATGTCGTCCGCGCCCATGACCTGCGTCGCGAGCAACGCGACAACCGGGAGGAAGCCGACCGTCGAGGAGGCGAT
This region includes:
- a CDS encoding YgiQ family radical SAM protein, which translates into the protein MMTAPDIFSHRKHWAHKLGTAPELPMSRAEMDLLGWDSCDIVILTGDAYVDHPSFGMAIIGRLLEAQGFRVGIIAQPDWTSVEDFRRLGQPNLFFGITAGNMDSMVNRYTSDRRLRSDDAYTPDGAAGRRPDRSVTVYAQRAREAFKGVPIVIGGIEASLRRIAHYDHWSEQVRRSVLVDAKADLLIYGNAERALVELSHRLARGEAIAEIRDLRGTAFMTRGRPEGWAEIDSSGLDRPGRVDPHPDPYAVAPKDADATASAATPDGARVIRFQPRPQRMDRTRTVVRLPSFAQVRADPVLYAHASRVFHLETNPGNARALVQAHGDRDVWLNPPPIPLSTAELDRVYELPYSRRPHSSYGDARIPAWEMIRFSVNIMRGCFGGCTFCSITEHEGRIIQSRSEESILRELEEIRDRTPGFTGTISDLGGPTANMYRLACKDPRIESSCRRPSCVYPDVCPNLNTDHAPLIRLYRRARAIPGIKRVLIASGLRYDLAVRSPEYIRELATHHVGGYLKIAPEHTEAGPLSKMMKPGIGTYDRFKELFDRYSREAGKEQYLIPYFIAAHPGTSDEDMLNLALWLKLNGFRPDQVQGFLPTPMATASAMYYSGRNPLKKVTRDSERVPVVRKQRQRRLHKAFLRYHDPENWPLLREALKEMGRSELIGNGKRHLVPAFQPAGTGLSPEGRRRPVRSAVRNRR
- the rpoH gene encoding RNA polymerase sigma factor RpoH — translated: MAKDFALMPTGTIDSYISGAYQIPVLTPEEEKSLAIQLRDHGDMEAAKRLVTSHLRFVIRIARGYLGYGLPLPDLIQEGTVGLMKAVRRFEPDMGVRLVSFAVHWIRAEIHEYILRNWRIVKVATTKAQRKLFFNLRSAKKRLGWFTKAEVEAVAADLGVKPETVLQMESRLANQDLSFDGLEDDDDDSPSAPSTYLPDLRMEPGKILERQDTERDQHDRLYAALKGLDERSKTILRERWLSEKKQTLHELAEQFGVSAERIRQIEKNAMKKLRLQLEV
- a CDS encoding response regulator — encoded protein: MKLALLILEDERPVREALRRDLSTFARHVRIEEAEDVPTALEVIEEIDAAGDRLALVMADHRLPGTTGVDFLIGLAADARAVATRKVLVTGQADQDDTIRAINEAGLDRYVAKPWQADALRNLVRDQLTEFVLAAGVDPLPHLAVLDTERALPIVGERGDL
- a CDS encoding sensor histidine kinase, with the translated sequence MTEVFHRGGHEGTGAGDPRAPLCVLVVAPEPLASSIAEEVARGLTDIAEVVCADNVAAACAQSSAHPDRVVPLVLMTASPASPGSPDSIDTRIATLDARPVLRRARVLLLTDRAFHDDLSLSVDRHRLHAVIRIPCSPGVLAWHARAQAVRWLSAHRRTDPRTRALVATDGRPVAQPESDLLRLLELETQEVATQLLAGIERVLGPRPRLLLPPGTHLIHEGVDVDAVLVVLRGRVALDHASAAGDLRLHHDSTGSVVGLLSLAQQQRAFFTARATTEVEVVHLSFEQLDRALAVDASLGAAMAAVSIRALAKRLRRADQLQVEKTQLNQVLEGERRQLSDALHQLEQARLDLVEQARYATLGEMAAGIAHELNNPVAAMLRATTYVGEDLERVLASHPQGRLASEIFTAERDRAPRTTREERAARRRLEAVLGDVALAQRLFDAGIEDPDRASALAADPPSLDLAEAVAGIGSAVRNLEVASRRMCELVTSLRAYARPKGEPVSGVDLHAGLEDTLRLMAYRLRDVEIERRYGDLPPLRCHPGELEQLWTNLLVNARDALGDGSKDHGRITLITDAPDATRVRVQILDKGRGIDPEILPRVFEPRFTTKQGAVRYGLGLGLAIARRIVDAHGGSIELRSRPGCTRVTVMLPVAGPPDDEDIET